A window of the Butyricimonas virosa genome harbors these coding sequences:
- a CDS encoding sugar phosphate nucleotidyltransferase has protein sequence MNIDTLIKNRKVYDDISIYQALKMMDVEKSKVLFVFNYDEDFISILTIGDIQRAIIREHSLSTKISEILDKHKIIATCDEEIEEIKAKMLKLRAECMPILDRDGKLINILFWNDLFLDGTKIDDRKINLPVVIMAGGKGTRLKPLTNVIPKPLVPVGEKTILEEIMDQFESIGCMEFYMSVNYKYDMLEFYLNQLEHKYNINFFKEEKPLGTIGSVSLLKDKINTPFFVSNCDILIDQDFRDVYDYHVENKNDITIITAVKNFQIPYGVIETTTNGVMTGLTEKPEFNYMINTGVYVLQPDLIYEIPENEFFHITHLMEKVRTKGGRIGCFPVSENSWRDIGEWDEYLKLIRV, from the coding sequence ATGAATATTGATACGTTAATCAAGAATAGAAAAGTATATGATGATATATCTATCTATCAAGCATTAAAAATGATGGATGTAGAAAAAAGCAAAGTCTTATTTGTTTTTAATTATGATGAAGATTTTATAAGTATATTAACAATCGGAGATATTCAGAGAGCTATAATTCGTGAGCATTCATTGTCTACGAAAATATCAGAGATCCTTGATAAGCATAAAATTATAGCAACTTGTGATGAAGAGATTGAAGAAATAAAAGCTAAAATGCTTAAACTTCGAGCCGAGTGTATGCCTATTCTTGATCGTGATGGAAAGTTGATTAATATTTTATTTTGGAATGATTTGTTTTTGGATGGGACTAAAATAGATGATCGAAAAATAAATCTTCCGGTTGTGATTATGGCAGGAGGAAAGGGAACAAGATTAAAGCCTTTAACGAATGTAATACCCAAGCCATTGGTTCCTGTTGGCGAGAAAACGATACTTGAGGAAATAATGGATCAGTTTGAGTCAATTGGATGTATGGAATTTTATATGTCGGTTAACTATAAATATGATATGTTAGAATTTTATCTAAACCAATTAGAACATAAGTATAATATAAATTTTTTTAAAGAAGAAAAACCACTAGGGACTATAGGTAGTGTATCATTATTGAAAGACAAAATAAATACACCTTTTTTTGTATCGAATTGTGATATTCTTATCGATCAGGATTTTCGAGATGTTTACGATTATCATGTAGAGAATAAAAATGATATAACTATTATTACTGCCGTTAAAAATTTTCAAATTCCTTACGGTGTTATTGAGACAACGACTAATGGAGTTATGACTGGGTTAACAGAAAAACCAGAATTTAATTACATGATAAATACGGGTGTATATGTTTTGCAACCTGATTTAATATATGAGATACCTGAAAATGAATTTTTTCATATTACTCATTTAATGGAAAAAGTTAGAACGAAAGGGGGACGTATTGGTTGTTTTCCCGTAAGTGAAAATTCTTGGAGAGATATAGGGGAGTGGGATGAATATTTAAAGTTGATAAGGGTTTAA
- a CDS encoding N-acetylmuramoyl-L-alanine amidase, with protein MEVENHKLVAPNVKQMHCNKKSSLLPVTDTIVIHYTGGGNAMSSAQLLARADTSVSAHLVIARSGQILQLLPFNVKAWHAGYSSLEGRQNVNNFSIGIELDNAGPLHRRGQGWFTWFNKQIMPDEVFTTVEKGRASYWHSYPSVQIEALVEVCRVLKRNYPIRYIVGHSDITSRKLDPGPAFPWERFHDLLKE; from the coding sequence ATGGAAGTTGAGAATCACAAATTAGTAGCACCTAACGTGAAACAGATGCATTGTAACAAAAAATCAAGTTTGCTACCCGTCACGGATACCATTGTTATCCACTACACCGGAGGCGGGAATGCCATGTCGTCGGCTCAATTACTGGCGAGGGCAGATACTTCCGTGTCGGCTCATCTCGTGATTGCCCGTTCGGGACAGATCCTACAATTATTACCTTTCAACGTGAAAGCGTGGCACGCCGGGTATAGTTCTTTGGAGGGACGGCAGAACGTGAACAATTTCTCGATCGGGATCGAATTGGATAATGCCGGACCTTTGCATCGTCGGGGACAGGGGTGGTTTACTTGGTTCAACAAACAGATCATGCCTGATGAAGTCTTCACGACTGTTGAAAAGGGACGTGCATCCTATTGGCATTCCTACCCGTCGGTGCAGATCGAGGCATTGGTGGAAGTGTGTCGGGTATTGAAACGGAATTACCCGATCCGGTATATCGTGGGCCATTCCGATATTACCTCTCGTAAACTTGATCCGGGTCCGGCTTTCCCGTGGGAACGGTTTCATGATTTATTGAAAGAATGA
- a CDS encoding CoB--CoM heterodisulfide reductase iron-sulfur subunit B family protein, with protein sequence MNLEGKQQIWKDYQKEIADDHYFYARSCIRQTFFPGSEWAYLDIMKNKLAKDVIDDPRHTTCTGIGYHSDIVPAETIMTVVARHFALMTEAGYENMTPSCITSFGIYTEILETWHHHPEVEEKIREFLWKATKREFKKPRNLAHTSDIIYKFRNEIAAQAKYKLVDVHTGRPLRGVDHIGCHYSKMFPTKGIGGAEFPAVLSGMIYAWGGDVIDYPERRHCCGFGFRQYLVMANRGYSVANSKKKFESMQPYEPDFIVANCPGCAMFMDKWQYTISEMEGTTYGQDGYGIPVLTYEELTALVLGYDPWEIGLQMHQVSVEPLLDKMGIPYDPEAKFKNIRGEDIGAPKCPTYLRVSKL encoded by the coding sequence ATGAATTTAGAGGGTAAACAACAGATATGGAAGGATTATCAGAAAGAGATAGCCGATGATCACTATTTTTACGCGAGAAGTTGTATCCGCCAGACTTTCTTCCCGGGTTCGGAATGGGCTTACCTGGATATTATGAAGAATAAACTGGCGAAAGATGTTATTGATGATCCGCGACACACGACTTGCACCGGGATTGGCTATCACTCGGACATCGTTCCGGCAGAGACAATCATGACGGTAGTCGCCCGACATTTTGCCCTTATGACCGAAGCCGGGTACGAAAATATGACTCCCTCCTGCATCACTTCTTTCGGTATTTATACCGAGATTCTGGAGACATGGCACCACCACCCGGAAGTAGAAGAAAAAATCAGGGAATTCCTTTGGAAAGCCACCAAACGGGAATTTAAAAAACCTAGAAATCTTGCTCACACATCAGACATAATCTATAAGTTCAGAAACGAGATCGCTGCCCAGGCAAAATACAAGCTGGTAGACGTTCACACCGGAAGGCCTCTTCGAGGGGTGGATCACATCGGGTGTCATTACTCGAAAATGTTCCCCACGAAAGGAATCGGTGGAGCCGAATTTCCGGCCGTATTATCCGGTATGATTTATGCCTGGGGCGGCGATGTAATCGATTACCCGGAAAGAAGACATTGTTGCGGTTTCGGTTTTCGTCAGTATCTCGTGATGGCCAACCGGGGATATTCCGTGGCCAACTCTAAAAAGAAATTTGAATCCATGCAACCTTACGAACCCGACTTTATCGTGGCAAACTGTCCGGGGTGCGCCATGTTCATGGATAAATGGCAATACACGATCAGCGAGATGGAAGGCACCACCTACGGACAGGACGGATACGGTATTCCCGTGCTGACTTACGAGGAACTCACGGCACTTGTCCTGGGGTATGACCCATGGGAAATCGGGTTGCAGATGCACCAAGTTTCCGTGGAACCCCTGCTGGATAAAATGGGAATCCCGTACGATCCGGAAGCTAAATTCAAAAACATCCGGGGAGAGGACATCGGGGCTCCGAAATGTCCCACGTACCTGAGAGTCTCAAAATTATAA
- a CDS encoding FAD-dependent oxidoreductase, which produces MAKVIIIGGGPAGCEAAHQLASQGIDVELVEKNNETGGNLNNWYQLFPDRKFAKDLNDILKQNLNHPKIQLHLGMEPRKIEKNKEGKFLVPLSDGSLLEGDSLLVSTGFKIFDARRKEEYGYGIYENVITSVELENMFYNHSIKMANGNTPKRIGIIHCVGSRDEKVCNYHCSKLCCITGVKQAIELRELLPDTEIFCFYMDMRMFGPGYEEMYREAQEKYNIKFVRGRLSEAAENLNKQLQIKVEDTLVGKPLRMTLDMMVLLVGMESSEGSRQMADTLGLNLAPNGFIKSQDPHYRNNNTNVEGIFVAGCGSAPMNLTDTLADARSAAMNIIEYIKRI; this is translated from the coding sequence ATGGCAAAAGTCATCATCATCGGAGGAGGCCCGGCAGGCTGCGAAGCCGCACATCAACTGGCAAGTCAAGGAATCGACGTGGAATTAGTCGAGAAAAATAACGAGACTGGCGGTAACCTGAATAATTGGTATCAATTATTTCCTGACCGAAAATTCGCCAAGGACCTCAACGACATATTAAAGCAAAATTTGAATCACCCGAAAATTCAGTTGCATTTAGGCATGGAACCCCGGAAAATCGAGAAGAACAAGGAGGGGAAATTTCTCGTACCTCTCAGTGATGGCAGCTTACTTGAAGGTGACTCCCTGCTAGTTTCCACGGGATTCAAAATTTTCGACGCCCGCCGCAAGGAAGAATACGGATACGGAATATATGAAAACGTGATTACTTCCGTGGAACTGGAAAACATGTTCTACAACCATTCGATCAAGATGGCAAACGGGAATACCCCCAAACGTATCGGCATCATCCATTGCGTAGGCTCCCGTGATGAGAAGGTATGCAACTACCATTGCTCCAAACTCTGTTGTATCACCGGGGTAAAGCAAGCCATTGAACTTCGGGAATTATTACCCGACACGGAAATCTTTTGCTTCTACATGGATATGCGTATGTTCGGACCGGGCTACGAGGAAATGTACCGGGAGGCTCAGGAAAAATACAATATCAAATTCGTGCGAGGCAGATTGTCTGAGGCCGCTGAGAATCTCAACAAGCAATTACAGATCAAGGTCGAAGACACGCTTGTCGGGAAACCCTTGCGCATGACGCTTGACATGATGGTCCTGTTGGTCGGTATGGAATCCTCGGAAGGCAGTCGCCAGATGGCAGACACGCTAGGCTTAAACTTGGCTCCCAATGGCTTCATCAAATCCCAAGACCCGCACTATCGCAACAACAACACGAACGTCGAAGGCATTTTCGTGGCCGGATGCGGAAGTGCCCCGATGAACCTGACCGACACGCTGGCTGATGCCCGCTCGGCAGCCATGAACATTATAGAATACATAAAAAGAATTTAG
- a CDS encoding 3TM-type holin — MKMLSNLVSEIGDVIDSLTLSSKEKMQLRANLTEVLSRFEADLQREQSSVIRSESQGNWLQRSWRPIVMLVFSSVVLLGIFTPLPLPDNGSRFWDLLEIGLGGYVVGRSFESVSQGLGKRIKNLLKK, encoded by the coding sequence ATGAAAATGTTATCGAATTTGGTAAGCGAGATCGGCGACGTGATTGACTCGCTTACCCTTTCTTCAAAAGAGAAAATGCAATTACGAGCCAACTTGACGGAAGTGCTTTCCCGTTTTGAGGCGGATTTGCAGCGGGAACAATCTTCCGTGATCCGTTCCGAATCACAGGGGAACTGGCTGCAACGTTCGTGGCGTCCGATCGTGATGCTCGTGTTTTCCTCTGTCGTGTTACTGGGGATATTCACCCCGCTTCCTTTGCCTGATAATGGTTCCCGTTTCTGGGATCTGTTGGAGATCGGGTTAGGTGGTTATGTTGTCGGTCGGAGCTTCGAATCGGTATCTCAAGGATTAGGTAAAAGAATCAAGAACCTCTTAAAGAAGTGA
- a CDS encoding DegT/DnrJ/EryC1/StrS family aminotransferase: MEYQIPLFQLNFGEEEIQAVTETIRSKWISTGPKCEELEQLFVEMMQVKHAVSVSNCTDALHLACLTCGLQPGDEVLCPSLTFAASVNCVRYVGATPVFCDIVGPGHINIDPEDIKRKITAKTKAIVVVHMAGFPAMMDEIMTIAREYHLKVIEDACHGPLSEYKGKKLGTIGDVATFSFFSNKNISTGEGGMLITNSDEVAEKARLLRSHGMTTMSYQRAKGHATAYDIVELGYNFRMDDIRASIGCVQMRKLQEDLEKRIRVRNKYVNELAEVKGVVVPFADNKEFVSNYIMPIVLVDSTKEKRDRVRDAIHQAGIQTSNHYPAIHKFSIYKDYGALLPQTEYVADNEITLPMYAALTDEQIEFIVRIVDRAIHG; the protein is encoded by the coding sequence ATGGAATATCAAATTCCTTTATTTCAATTGAATTTCGGAGAAGAAGAAATTCAAGCCGTGACGGAAACAATCCGTTCTAAATGGATTTCTACGGGACCTAAATGTGAAGAATTAGAACAATTATTTGTAGAGATGATGCAGGTAAAACATGCCGTAAGTGTATCGAATTGTACGGATGCTTTGCATTTGGCATGTTTAACGTGTGGATTGCAGCCGGGAGATGAGGTACTTTGTCCTTCATTAACTTTTGCAGCTTCGGTAAATTGTGTTCGGTATGTAGGTGCCACTCCTGTTTTTTGTGATATTGTGGGACCTGGGCATATAAATATTGATCCAGAAGATATCAAAAGAAAGATTACTGCTAAAACGAAAGCGATTGTGGTTGTTCACATGGCTGGTTTTCCAGCTATGATGGATGAGATTATGACAATAGCTAGAGAATATCACTTGAAAGTGATTGAGGATGCGTGTCATGGTCCGCTTTCCGAGTATAAAGGGAAAAAATTGGGAACGATAGGAGACGTGGCCACGTTTAGTTTCTTTTCGAATAAAAATATTAGTACAGGAGAAGGGGGGATGTTGATCACGAATAGTGACGAAGTAGCGGAGAAAGCTCGATTATTGCGTTCACATGGAATGACGACGATGTCTTACCAGCGAGCTAAAGGACATGCAACAGCTTATGATATTGTTGAGTTGGGTTACAATTTTCGTATGGATGATATTCGAGCTTCAATTGGATGCGTCCAAATGCGAAAATTACAGGAAGATTTGGAAAAGCGGATTCGTGTTAGAAATAAATATGTGAACGAATTAGCAGAAGTGAAAGGAGTGGTCGTCCCGTTTGCTGATAATAAGGAATTTGTATCGAATTACATCATGCCGATTGTATTGGTTGATTCGACAAAAGAAAAAAGAGATCGAGTACGTGATGCAATTCATCAAGCTGGAATTCAAACGAGTAATCATTATCCAGCAATACATAAATTTTCAATTTATAAAGATTATGGGGCGCTGTTACCGCAAACAGAATACGTGGCAGATAATGAAATTACCTTACCGATGTATGCTGCATTGACGGATGAGCAGATTGAATTTATTGTTAGAATAGTAGATAGAGCAATTCATGGCTAA
- a CDS encoding polysaccharide biosynthesis protein: protein MIDINIFISEYITKRPVSMFAQDIESNKEELLKEIQGKKVLVIGGAGTIGSSFIRAILPFKPIELVVVDISENGLTELTRDLRSTNGMYVPEKYRTYPINYADPILGKIFREANGFDIVANFSAHKHVRSEKDQYSVEALLENNVIKARCLLDLLVEIPPKHFFCVSTDKAANPVNVMGASKKIMEDMIFAYSDKFKISTARFANVAFSNGSLLAGFIDRLMKKQPLVAPLDVKRYFVSPDESGQICMLSCILGKNKEIFFPKLGEEQMLSFAQICDDFLHVLGYEVKRCENDEEAKRYAAEMSVNDKTYPVVYFNSDTTGEKSFEEFYIPGEKLNMERFGSLGVIEEVKVRSINDIDNLFFELKNVFAKDVFSKEEIVKVMKRFIPNFEHVEKGKNLDQKM from the coding sequence ATGATTGATATAAATATCTTTATTTCTGAATATATTACGAAAAGGCCTGTTAGCATGTTTGCTCAAGATATAGAGTCAAACAAAGAAGAATTGTTGAAAGAAATTCAAGGGAAAAAAGTATTAGTGATTGGAGGTGCAGGTACAATAGGTTCATCATTTATAAGAGCAATATTACCTTTTAAGCCAATAGAATTAGTGGTGGTCGATATTAGTGAGAATGGCTTGACAGAGTTAACTCGAGATTTGCGTTCAACAAATGGTATGTATGTACCAGAAAAATATCGAACTTATCCTATTAATTATGCTGATCCTATTTTGGGAAAGATATTTAGGGAGGCTAACGGTTTTGATATTGTTGCTAATTTTTCTGCGCATAAGCATGTTAGAAGCGAAAAAGATCAATATTCTGTAGAGGCTTTGTTAGAGAATAACGTGATAAAAGCTCGTTGTCTGCTAGATCTGTTGGTCGAGATCCCTCCAAAACATTTTTTTTGTGTATCAACGGATAAGGCTGCTAATCCCGTGAATGTGATGGGGGCGAGTAAGAAAATCATGGAAGATATGATATTTGCCTACTCTGATAAATTTAAAATTAGTACAGCACGTTTTGCAAATGTTGCTTTTTCTAATGGTTCATTGTTGGCAGGATTTATTGATCGTTTAATGAAAAAGCAACCATTGGTGGCTCCATTGGATGTAAAACGTTATTTTGTTTCACCAGATGAGAGTGGGCAAATTTGTATGCTCTCGTGTATTTTGGGTAAAAATAAAGAGATATTTTTTCCTAAGTTAGGAGAAGAACAGATGTTGAGTTTTGCTCAAATTTGTGATGATTTTTTGCATGTGTTGGGGTATGAGGTAAAAAGATGCGAGAATGATGAGGAAGCGAAAAGGTATGCAGCAGAAATGTCTGTTAATGATAAAACGTATCCTGTAGTTTATTTTAATAGTGATACTACTGGCGAAAAGAGTTTCGAGGAATTTTATATTCCCGGTGAAAAATTGAATATGGAGCGTTTTGGGTCATTAGGGGTTATAGAGGAGGTGAAGGTACGTTCGATAAATGATATTGACAATTTGTTTTTTGAATTGAAAAATGTTTTTGCAAAAGATGTTTTTTCAAAGGAAGAGATTGTTAAGGTTATGAAGCGTTTCATACCGAATTTTGAACATGTGGAGAAGGGAAAGAATTTGGATCAAAAGATGTAA
- a CDS encoding 4Fe-4S dicluster domain-containing protein, whose protein sequence is MSEILKKLQKDIHFIEGLNSCMNCGICTAICPAAEFYNYDPRVIVETVQRGNEEEIEELLKSDTIWYCGECMSCKTRCPRCNTPGLVIMALRKISQELGYFVYSEKGRQQYALKHVVGESILKRGYCVTPDLVKPEMHPEQGPVWEWIYEHLDDVYERMHSNYRQPGAGALREVDSESMDELRKIFDVTGGTEFLEKIDSCSQHVADEEKVDLEEAYFLKTYMENSGKHQ, encoded by the coding sequence ATGTCAGAGATTTTAAAGAAGTTACAAAAAGATATTCATTTCATCGAAGGGCTGAATAGCTGTATGAATTGCGGGATATGCACGGCAATTTGTCCGGCAGCCGAATTCTATAACTATGACCCGCGGGTGATCGTGGAAACCGTGCAACGGGGGAATGAAGAAGAGATCGAAGAGTTATTGAAAAGCGACACGATCTGGTACTGCGGGGAATGTATGTCTTGTAAAACCCGTTGCCCGCGTTGCAACACGCCGGGCCTCGTGATCATGGCATTAAGAAAAATATCGCAAGAACTGGGATATTTTGTCTATTCGGAAAAAGGACGTCAACAATACGCGCTTAAACATGTGGTTGGGGAATCCATACTCAAAAGAGGGTATTGCGTTACTCCCGATTTAGTGAAACCGGAAATGCACCCGGAGCAAGGTCCCGTGTGGGAATGGATATACGAGCATCTGGATGACGTGTACGAACGTATGCACTCGAATTACCGCCAACCGGGAGCCGGGGCTTTACGGGAAGTGGATTCGGAAAGCATGGATGAGTTACGAAAAATCTTCGACGTGACCGGGGGAACCGAATTCTTGGAAAAAATTGACAGTTGCTCTCAACACGTGGCCGACGAAGAGAAAGTTGATCTGGAAGAGGCTTATTTCCTGAAAACATACATGGAAAACAGCGGGAAACACCAGTAG
- a CDS encoding UpxY family transcription antiterminator has protein sequence MSEGTRKMHWYAAYTKINQELTIKKRLDHLAIENYLAMRDEVRETSFGKKNVRVILIPHLIFIRTDQTTAFSLLNEHGLNVVYLKDLETRHLLIVPDKQMRDFMFLLDFSDSTVEVINEELKRGDRVRVIKGPLIGLEGELLRIKGHKRVIVRLEGVVSVATSYIPGSFLEKIK, from the coding sequence ATGTCAGAGGGTACGAGAAAAATGCATTGGTATGCGGCGTACACTAAAATCAATCAGGAATTAACGATTAAAAAGCGATTAGATCACTTGGCGATAGAAAACTATCTAGCCATGCGTGATGAGGTGCGTGAGACTTCTTTCGGGAAGAAAAACGTGCGGGTAATCTTGATCCCTCATTTGATTTTTATTCGGACGGATCAAACAACAGCTTTCTCGTTACTTAATGAACATGGTTTAAACGTCGTTTACCTGAAAGACTTAGAAACTCGTCATTTGCTGATAGTTCCCGATAAGCAAATGCGTGATTTTATGTTCTTGCTTGACTTTTCAGATTCCACCGTGGAGGTGATCAATGAAGAGTTGAAGCGAGGCGATCGGGTAAGGGTAATCAAAGGTCCGCTAATTGGACTTGAAGGAGAATTGCTCCGCATAAAGGGGCATAAACGCGTAATAGTGCGCCTGGAAGGGGTTGTTTCTGTGGCAACCTCTTACATTCCGGGTTCATTCCTAGAAAAAATAAAATAG
- the rbr gene encoding rubrerythrin: MNKSVKGTLTEANLLKSFAGESQAKNRYTFFSEVAKKEGYEQIAGIFYETALQEEMHAKRFFSRLEGGMLEITAAYPAGVILDTASNLVEAAEGEYDEWHHLYPEFARVAEEEGFKDISVMYRMIIEAERNHETRYRKLLSNLQDGILFERPKTVKWYCRKCGYVHEGPAAPKVCPACLHPQGFFELLVENY, translated from the coding sequence ATGAACAAAAGTGTAAAGGGTACTTTAACAGAGGCCAATCTTTTAAAATCGTTTGCCGGGGAATCGCAGGCAAAAAATCGGTATACTTTTTTCTCTGAAGTAGCGAAAAAAGAGGGGTACGAACAGATTGCGGGTATATTCTACGAGACCGCTTTGCAAGAAGAGATGCACGCGAAGCGTTTCTTCAGTCGTTTGGAAGGTGGAATGTTGGAGATCACTGCGGCGTATCCTGCCGGGGTTATTCTGGACACGGCCAGTAATCTGGTTGAGGCTGCGGAAGGTGAATATGACGAGTGGCATCACTTGTACCCGGAATTCGCCAGAGTGGCCGAGGAGGAGGGATTTAAGGATATTTCCGTGATGTACCGTATGATTATCGAGGCGGAAAGAAATCATGAAACGAGGTATCGGAAACTCTTGTCAAACTTGCAGGACGGTATCCTTTTTGAACGTCCGAAAACGGTAAAATGGTATTGTCGCAAATGCGGGTATGTTCACGAAGGTCCTGCAGCTCCTAAAGTTTGTCCTGCTTGCCTCCATCCGCAAGGATTTTTTGAATTACTGGTAGAGAATTATTGA
- a CDS encoding acetyl-CoA carboxylase biotin carboxylase subunit family protein, translating to MAKNILVFGANTLQIPLINKINELGYNSIVVTLVPTEPGAEIAKQVVIEDFCDEKLMLSIARKYNVIGIVTDQTDIPVRSIAYVCEKLGLPGISYETACLFTDKFLMREKCKQLGISTLKYRLVNDIEQALDFYDSNNFKVILKPINNQGSKGVCLAENREEVIYAYQEAIKYSKGNPILIEQFVTGHEVVVEGIAFNYEFKNLICGDTYYFKERNAFAATQRIFPSRYDSEVINRVLRLNEKIIKGFGLKQGLTHSEFIISNNEIILLETAARGGGVFISSDIIPLMTNFDTTKFIVELAVGKICSFPEIVETNKFCSYLAFFLPVGKVIECENIQLIQELDFVHGNNLDKIKLGLETFNNVDKTSRYFMVLEAGSYDEIQERISYIKSQLNIKVQRDGIMYSIIWN from the coding sequence ATGGCTAAGAATATTTTAGTGTTTGGTGCTAACACTTTACAAATACCACTAATAAACAAAATTAATGAATTAGGGTACAATTCTATTGTCGTAACTCTTGTGCCGACAGAACCTGGTGCTGAAATTGCCAAACAAGTGGTAATAGAAGATTTTTGTGATGAAAAACTAATGTTAAGTATAGCACGAAAATATAATGTGATTGGAATTGTTACAGATCAGACTGATATTCCTGTTAGATCAATTGCTTATGTTTGTGAAAAATTAGGGTTACCGGGTATTTCATATGAGACAGCATGTCTTTTTACGGATAAGTTTCTTATGAGAGAAAAATGTAAGCAATTAGGTATTTCTACACTTAAGTATAGATTAGTAAATGATATCGAGCAAGCGTTAGATTTTTATGATTCTAATAATTTTAAAGTAATATTAAAGCCAATTAATAATCAGGGGAGCAAAGGGGTATGTCTTGCAGAAAACAGAGAAGAGGTAATTTATGCCTATCAAGAAGCCATTAAATATAGTAAAGGTAATCCTATATTAATAGAGCAGTTTGTGACAGGCCATGAAGTTGTTGTAGAAGGAATTGCTTTTAATTATGAGTTTAAAAATCTTATTTGTGGTGATACTTATTATTTTAAGGAAAGAAATGCTTTTGCTGCAACACAAAGAATTTTTCCGAGTAGATATGATTCGGAAGTTATAAATAGGGTTTTGAGACTTAACGAAAAAATAATTAAAGGATTTGGTTTAAAACAGGGACTGACTCATAGTGAATTTATAATATCTAATAATGAAATAATTTTATTGGAGACAGCAGCTCGAGGAGGAGGTGTTTTTATATCTTCGGATATTATTCCTTTAATGACAAATTTTGATACAACAAAATTTATAGTAGAATTGGCTGTAGGTAAAATTTGTTCGTTTCCTGAAATAGTGGAGACTAATAAGTTTTGTTCTTATTTAGCATTCTTTTTACCTGTGGGAAAAGTGATTGAATGTGAAAATATTCAATTGATTCAAGAGTTGGACTTTGTTCATGGAAATAATCTTGATAAGATAAAATTAGGGCTTGAAACATTTAACAATGTAGATAAAACATCTCGTTATTTTATGGTTTTAGAAGCTGGTTCTTATGATGAGATTCAAGAGAGGATATCGTATATAAAGTCACAATTGAATATAAAAGTTCAGCGAGATGGAATAATGTATAGTATTATATGGAATTGA
- a CDS encoding 4Fe-4S dicluster domain-containing protein, translating to MINFWGYSISETRSINYDTNDKSMTEHIARVVPSSKLCIGCGGCTAGCTAGNLTDFNIRKIQMLMKRGENKEAKEQLQKCMLCGKCMLVCPRGVETRKMILEMLNYIKTKLKS from the coding sequence ATGATCAATTTTTGGGGTTATAGCATATCGGAAACACGGAGTATCAATTATGATACGAACGACAAATCCATGACGGAACATATTGCACGTGTCGTTCCCAGCAGCAAATTATGTATTGGCTGTGGCGGATGCACGGCAGGATGCACGGCAGGAAATCTCACGGACTTTAATATCCGGAAGATACAAATGCTCATGAAACGAGGCGAAAATAAAGAGGCGAAAGAGCAATTACAGAAATGTATGTTGTGCGGGAAATGTATGTTGGTCTGTCCGAGAGGTGTGGAAACCCGGAAGATGATTTTAGAAATGCTCAACTATATAAAAACTAAATTGAAAAGCTGA